Proteins co-encoded in one Taeniopygia guttata chromosome 4, bTaeGut7.mat, whole genome shotgun sequence genomic window:
- the GABRA4 gene encoding gamma-aminobutyric acid receptor subunit alpha-4 isoform X3, which yields MVSAKEPAIAMSSGLSIALLHCLCLATCLTGPPGQIKKEEKLWPENFTNILNSLLDGYDNRLRPGFGGPVTEVKTDIYVTSFGPVSDVEMEYTMDVFFRQTWVDKRLKYDGPIEILRLNNLMVSKVWTPDTFFRNGKKSVAHNMTAPNKLFRIMRNGTILYTMRLTISAECPMRLVDFPMDGHACPLKFGSYAYPKSEMIYTWTKGPEKSVEVPEESSSLVQYDLLGHTVSSETIKSITGEYIVMTVYFHLRRKMGYFMIQTYIPCIMTVILSQVSFWINKESVPARTVFGITTVLTMTTLSISARHSLPKVSYATAMDWFIAVCFAFVFSALIEFAAVNYFTNIQMEKAKRKTVKSLLEFPVAPVQRKRSTEETFTVLSS from the exons ATGGTTTCTGCCAAGGAGCCAGCCATCGCCATGTCCTCGGGTCTCTCCATCGccctcctgcactgcctgtGCCTGGCGACCTG TCTCACCGGGCCGCCAGGGCAGATcaaaaaagaggagaaattgTGGCCGGAGAATTTTACCAACATCCTGAACAGCCTCCTGGATGGCTATGACAACCGGCTGCGACCGGGATTTGGGG GTCCTGTTACTGAAGTCAAAACAGATATATATGTCACCAGTTTTGGACCTGTTTCTGATGTAGAAATG GAATATACAATGGATGTCTTCTTTCGTCAGACTTGGGTAgataaaagattaaaatatgATGGCCCTATTGAAATTTTAAGACTTAACAACTTGATGGTTTCGAAGGTATGGACTCCTGATACTTTCTTCAGGAATGGAAAAAAGTCTGTTGCTCATAATATGACAGCCCCTAATAAACTCTTCAGAATAATGAGAAATGGCACCATCCTGTACACAATGAG GCTTACAATAAGTGCAGAGTGTCCCATGAGATTAGTGGATTTTCCCATGGATGGTCATGCTTGTCCTCTCAAATTTGGGAGTT ATGCATATCCAAAGAGTGAAATGATTTATACCTGGACAAAAGGACCTGAGAAGTCAGTGGAAGTTCCTGAGGAGTCTTCCAGTTTAGTTCAGTATGACCTGCTTGGGCATACGGTATCCTCTGAAACTATAAAATCTATTACAG gtgAATATATTGTTATGACAGTTTATTTCCATCTGAGACGGAAAATGGGTTATTTTATGATTCAGACCTACATCCCATGCATTATGACCGTGATCCTCTCTCAAGTTTCATTTTGGATAAATAAGGAATCAGTTCCTGCTAGAACTGTATTTg GGATAACTACAGTGTTGACAATGACGACACTGAGCATCAGTGCAAGACATTCACTTCCAAAAGTATCCTATGCTACTGCCATGGACTGGTTCATAGCGGTTTGCTTTGCCTTTGTGTTCTCTGCTCTGATTGAGTTTGCTGCTGTCAACTATTTTACTAACATTCAAATGGAAAAAGCCAAAAGGAAGACGGTCAAGTCCCTTCTTGAATTTCCTGTTGCTCCAGtacaaaggaaaagaagtaCAGAAGAGACATTCACG